A stretch of the Gossypium hirsutum isolate 1008001.06 chromosome D07, Gossypium_hirsutum_v2.1, whole genome shotgun sequence genome encodes the following:
- the LOC107954365 gene encoding calvin cycle protein CP12-1, chloroplastic, with product MATLFTLNFVTPRATASLRDSTKGSPIKVPYLNQPWKRVLSPLESRRMQVRAAPDSLSEKVEQSIKEAQEACSDDPASGECVAAWDEVEELSAAASHARDRLKDNDPLENYCKDNPETDECKTYDN from the coding sequence ATGGCGACCCTGTTCACTCTTAACTTCGTTACCCCAAGAGCCACCGCCAGCCTACGAGACTCCACCAAGGGTAGCCCCATCAAGGTCCCATACCTTAACCAGCCATGGAAAAGGGTATTGTCCCCGTTGGAATCCAGGCGGATGCAGGTGAGAGCTGCACCTGATAGCTTGTCGGAGAAGGTGGAGCAGAGCATCAAGGAAGCACAAGAGGCGTGCTCGGATGACCCAGCTAGCGGAGAGTGTGTGGCGGCTTGGGACGAGGTGGAAGAACTGAGTGCAGCAGCCAGCCACGCCAGGGATAGGCTGAAAGATAACGATCCTCTCGAGAATTACTGCAAAGACAACCCCGAGACTGATGAATGCAAAACTTATGATAATTGA